GGGCGATGACCCGATATCCTTTATCCTGCAGCCATTTGATCGCCACTGATGTGTCGAGTCCGCCTGAGTAAGCCAATACCACTTTTTTGTTCAATCTCTCCAACTCCTTTAAGAATAAATATACATAAATTATGATTTTTATACAATTTAGTGCAAAAAAATAACGATTAAACTGCCTGTTTAGCCGCTTTTAATTAATATGTTATTCACTTTAACAAGTTTCGTTCCTCTTTTCAAGAACTTTCTATAAAATTTACAAGAAAAATTCACTTACCTGTTCGCCACTGAACAATAATTCTTGTAAAATGGGTATTGGAGGGGAATACAATGAACAATTACTTCGAATATGACGAGAGACTGGGCATCCGCCTTCCTTTAATTTCAGGTCACTGGGAACAGTACGAACCAGAAACCCAGGAATCCATTTTACTGGAATGGGAAAAAATCAGGGGAATCATACCCGATCGGATCAAAGAACTGGAAATTGTTATCAACAAAAAGCAAGCAATGCTGGAAAACGAGGACAATTTCCATGAAAGCTGCTGCCTGAACAAAGAAATTGCCGACCTTGCTTCCACTATTAATGACCTATGGATCTGGTACAGGACAAACGGAGAAGTATCTGTTAAGCATCATCATTAAATTTAGACGTGCAGGAGACGCCCTCTTAGCGGCGTACGCATAAGCGGAGGTACCCGCAGGGAGGCGCTCTTTCCTCCCGGAGGGGATCACCGCTTATGACGATAGCCGCTGGCGCCTGGAGCTGGATGACTCCCTTCTCGCTTTTTTTCCACAACACAAAAAATTTATAATTTCCTTAACAACAAAAAAACCAGGGAGGTGCTATCCCTGGTTTTTTATGCTTACACCCGATCTTTACGAAGCTCCCGTACAACATGGGAAATTTCAGGCAAAATAAGCTTTTCCATTGCCAGCTTCACAGCACCTGATGAGCCTGGTGTTGAGAACACGGCAGTATGCATGGCGACACCCGCAATGGCCCTTGATAAAATGGCCGCCGATCCGATATCTTCTGTGTAACTTAACATGCGGAACAGTTCACCGAATCCGACCATTTCCTTATCAAGCAGCTGGGATACGGTTTCAATTGTCACATCACGGTGGGCGATACCGGTTCCACCATTTGTAAGGATGACATCAATCCGGCTGTCTTCACACCCGTCAAGTATGGCTGAACGAATCGGAATCGGTTCATCTTTAACGATTTCATAAGCCGCTACATCATGGCCGTTTTCTTCAAGGTACTCGATCATCCTTTTCCCGCTCTTATCGGTTTCTTTTGTCCTTGTATCACTTACAGTGATGACTTTGCAGCGGACTCTATCTGGAGCTTCCGCTTTATGTTCATGTACAGACATAATCTTCCTCCTTTCAGATAGTTGGATTACTGCTCGGCTATGTCCCCTTTCGTGTCATGCAAATGCCGCAGCTGATAAAACCGGTGGGCATATTCTGTGACTTGCCTCGAAAGCTGGTAATTCATCGCTGCGCCGGCCGCCATTCCAAGAAGAGGTATACCCTGGATCAGCTTTTTTCTGAACATCGAAAGGAATAATATTTTTGCAATCTGTTTAAGCGGCTCATTCATCCATGTTTCATCAGTGAGATCCTCTTCACCTTCATACCAGAATGTCCCGCCGTCATTTTCAATTTCACCTTTGAGCTGCTGCCACCCTTCATATTGGAGATGCTTCGGCAATGTGGAAGCGTGAAACACTTTAAGGGAAATCATCATCTCGCGCGGGTAATTGACGTCGTACCCGTATGTCATCGCAATCAGCTGGACTGCCCGTAAATTAAGGGCAGTCAAAGCAGGAACATCAAGGCCAAGTGTCAAAATGCCGCCAGTTCCGGATACGCCCCCCTGTGCAAATGAATAAACCCTATGCTTTGCAATTTGCTGTTCTGCTATGTATGAAAGCTGTTCGATTGAGAGCTCCTTCATATCATGGATGTCCTTTATATTTTCATCAAAAATACGCGCACTTGACAGAATCCGGTTTCTGGCATCCATCTGCAGCTGGGAACCCTGGATCATCGCGTGTAAATGAAATAGGATGGCATCCAGGCTATTGAAAAACCGCTGGCGGACGGAAGGGGCAATTCGCCCGAAACCCGTTTCCATCCAGGCATTATACATATTCTCAAAGTCAGTCGGATAATAATCCCGGTTTTTATGCTCCCACTCTTTAATGGACGAAATGATGTTTTGTTCCTGGCTGGATAACATTACAGCAATCCCCCTTTTCCTGTTTGATCGGCATCGCCGTTTACTTTCATTATCGTAGCTATTTGGTAAATATGCAAATAAACCAAAAAAATCGTTTGAATACAATGAAAAAAGAGCACTCCGGACGTTGGAATGCTCTTTTTTCCGTATTATTTATTTAAGCCGTACTTGACCGCATCACGGGCGATTACGACTTCTTCATTTGTCGGGATGACAATTACCTTCACTGGTGAGTGCGGGTAATTGACGAACGCTTCTTCACCGCGTGTCTGATTGAGGGAAGGATCCCAGTACACGCCCATGAACTCAAGGCCGCGCAGGACGCGCTCGCGGACAACGGTGGAGTTCTCGCCGATTCCGGCTGTGAAGATAATGGCATCTACACCATGCATTCTTGCCGCATAGGAACCGATATACTTATGAATGTGCTCAGCAAAAAGGCTCAGCGCCAATTCCGCACGCTCGTTGCCTTCCTGCACGGCTTCCTCGATATCACGAAGGTCGCTTGAGAAGCCTGTCACACCGAGAAGACCGCTTTTCTTGTTTAAGACAGATAGCACTTCTTCAGCACTCTTGCCGGTCTTTTCCATAATAAACGGTATGAGCGCAGGATCGATATCACCTGAACGGGTTCCCATTGTCAGGCCGGAGAGCGGTGTGAATCCCATTGACGTATCAATGGACTTGCCTCCTTCGACTGCTGCAATACTCGCACCGTTTCCAAGATGGCAGGAAATGAGGCGGAGCTGCTCAAGCGGACGTCCGAGAAGTTCAGCCGCACGCTCTGTCACATACTTGTGGGAAGTCCCGTGGAAGCCGTACTTGCGGATTCCGTATTCTTCATAATACTCGTACGGCAGGCTGTACATATAGGCCTGTTCTGGCATTGTTTGATGGAATGCCGTATCAAAGACCGCTACTGCCGGTACTTCTGGTAAAATTTCCTTGAACGCTTTGACTCCAACAATATTTGCCGGATTGTGAAGCGGTGCAAGTTCACTTTTTGCTTCAATCCGTTCAAGGATTTGGTCTGTAATCAGTATAGAATCATTGAATTCCTCACCGCCATGGACAACTCGGTGGCCGATGCCGTCAATTTCGTCATAAGACGCAATAATATGATGACTGATCAGCTTATCAAGCAGCATTTTAACTGCCACTGCATGATCTGGAATATCTGTTGTTTCTTTTATTTTTTCACCTTCGACTGTGATGGTGAAAATACCATTCTCAAGCCCGATCCGTTCCACAAGCCCTTTTGTGATGACTTTTTCTTCAGGCATGACAAACAGTTGGAACTTCAGTGAAGAACTTCCGGCATTGATCGCTAAAACGTTAGACATGTATATGACTCTCCTTTTTCAGTCCTTCTG
The genomic region above belongs to Bacillus marinisedimentorum and contains:
- a CDS encoding MogA/MoaB family molybdenum cofactor biosynthesis protein; this translates as MSVHEHKAEAPDRVRCKVITVSDTRTKETDKSGKRMIEYLEENGHDVAAYEIVKDEPIPIRSAILDGCEDSRIDVILTNGGTGIAHRDVTIETVSQLLDKEMVGFGELFRMLSYTEDIGSAAILSRAIAGVAMHTAVFSTPGSSGAVKLAMEKLILPEISHVVRELRKDRV
- a CDS encoding EcsC family protein, translated to MLSSQEQNIISSIKEWEHKNRDYYPTDFENMYNAWMETGFGRIAPSVRQRFFNSLDAILFHLHAMIQGSQLQMDARNRILSSARIFDENIKDIHDMKELSIEQLSYIAEQQIAKHRVYSFAQGGVSGTGGILTLGLDVPALTALNLRAVQLIAMTYGYDVNYPREMMISLKVFHASTLPKHLQYEGWQQLKGEIENDGGTFWYEGEEDLTDETWMNEPLKQIAKILFLSMFRKKLIQGIPLLGMAAGAAMNYQLSRQVTEYAHRFYQLRHLHDTKGDIAEQ
- a CDS encoding acetate kinase, with amino-acid sequence MSNVLAINAGSSSLKFQLFVMPEEKVITKGLVERIGLENGIFTITVEGEKIKETTDIPDHAVAVKMLLDKLISHHIIASYDEIDGIGHRVVHGGEEFNDSILITDQILERIEAKSELAPLHNPANIVGVKAFKEILPEVPAVAVFDTAFHQTMPEQAYMYSLPYEYYEEYGIRKYGFHGTSHKYVTERAAELLGRPLEQLRLISCHLGNGASIAAVEGGKSIDTSMGFTPLSGLTMGTRSGDIDPALIPFIMEKTGKSAEEVLSVLNKKSGLLGVTGFSSDLRDIEEAVQEGNERAELALSLFAEHIHKYIGSYAARMHGVDAIIFTAGIGENSTVVRERVLRGLEFMGVYWDPSLNQTRGEEAFVNYPHSPVKVIVIPTNEEVVIARDAVKYGLNK